In Osmerus eperlanus chromosome 4, fOsmEpe2.1, whole genome shotgun sequence, the sequence GAGTTCATGGAAAACCTAGCCAGATGCCTTGACAGACTCATTATTGCAAAATCTCTGTTTTTTTCTGTGGAAACATGCACATTAAAGTATACTATCACATGATCTCAAAGAAAACTGTCCTCAGAGTGACACACTCATCACACTTACGTTCTCTGACTTCACTACTGCAATCCTGTCAATGATGAGTTTGAATTCCTCTCTGTATTTAGCTGTGGAAAAGGAAGGCTTATTAATTTCTCAATAGCCCCATGTGGCTTGTTTGCaaggattcaacagacattatAATGAAACAAACATCCTTCGGATCATCATTCTAATTACATCTAAGCTCACATCAAGACCACATGATATATCTAAAGATTAAATAAGCACTCAAACAGTTGCTCTCAAGCTCCAGTATACAATCACAGACTAATTCCAATCAACACAGAAGAAAGGATGATGGCTATTTGGAGAAGTCGCTGTGGGGCCTGTGAAGGTTGGTGGATGATGTTGGTGGATGAGGTGTTCTGTGTCTTAATCCTCCCACCCCTGAGCCAGGCGGGCCAGAGGCTGCAGATGGGAGGACAGCCATTCCAGTGCTAACCAAACGCAGCTCGGGTTGCAAAACAATCATACCAAAACAGTCGCTGGGAAAGGGACAAAGAGGAAACCAGACCTCCTCCAACTCCCCCAAAAACCACTCACTCATCCCCAAAGGCCCAAAGTGTCTCTATTTTTGCAGCAAGGCTTTCCTGTGGGAGCCAAACAAGTATTGGTTGGTTGGCTAACATAGCTGTTACACCCCGGACCACTATCAGATGAAGCTAGCCACTAGTGTATGTGAATCTCAGACTGAAGTTCATATTTCTGTGTCTGACTAAGCTCTCCTTGACCTTTAATATTCTGTAGCTCTCCAGTGTTCTTGGCTACATACCTAGACAATAGTGTTTTCATGGACATAATGCAGTCCATGTGTCCATGGACTGTTCAATATATACGCTGGAGAATTTCACTTGAGAATGTTGCTAAGGCATGTGTGGGTGGACAATTGAACGCTTTCCTTTTTCCTGACAGCAGGGGGAAAGAACATTCAGCAGAAGATAGATACAtggttcacacatacacaacaggaAATCCAAAGGAAGCTGCCACTTACATCTATCAACAAAAGAATTCCGGGCGTACCAGTGAGTAACACAGTGTACATGTTGAGTTACACATTAGCCTAAGATAGATATTGAAAACACACAGCAACTGACACATCAGTGCTTTCACATTTTCCAAGAGTGTTCTATCCTGACAAACATAGACTCTATCAGAGACCTAGAAATACAGCCTAAATTACAGTAAATTAAAACACCACAATCACAATTATGTCCTTGAAGCTGGAAACACATGCTGCTGTGACAGCCATTAAGTAAGAGGACATAATTTCCCTGATTGGAGAGCCTTGTCAGATGGCACAATATCAAAGCAGCTTTCTAAACCTCTGTCAACAACTGCTCCACTGATACAGCATCTGTACAGTATGAGCAGACAACTGTCACACAAGGTCACATCGGATAATCATATTATAAAGTGGGCTATAAAGTGGTCTAACATGTTAGGCAAGCTCAGTGAGCGCTCAAGATGCATAGCCTATCAAGACGCATGTGAATGTATAAAATACACAACTGAAAACAGTTCAGGGAATATGGCAAACAATTGTTGTTTGTCTTCTTCCAACTGTCTGTACAATGGTTGTTGTGATTCGGTGTAAGGCACTATTCAGGCTGTTTCAACTGGCCTCGTAGAGGAAATGATAGAATTCCTTGTGTAATTGCATCTGTTTACACAACCTTTAATGTAAAGCAGATGTTTGGTTTACTCGAAACGAGTAGACAACAATGGAATGAAACGACACGCTGCTTGAAAACTGAAAGAGTTGATTTCTGATACCATATTTAGCATCTGTGTCGATCGGTTGAATGGCAGATGTGATGCACGAGGTGATCCACTGAACGGTCAGTGACTTGCGTCAATTCACCCTTCACAAGTCTTCTCTACTGTAGTTTTGTGAGCTCTGGACAACTGTTGCTGTTATATTTTGTTTAGAATGTGTCCATTCTCTGATATATTAGAATGCTACTTACCACGCAATTGCAAGTCGCTATGGCCAATAAATGGCTTATATGTCTTCAATAGGTCTGCATTTTTTACTTTGCCTCCGGCTGAATAAAAATAATCCAGCAACGATTCTTCACTGACATCCATTTAGCCTAATATGTAAACGTTTTGTATCCACAAATAAATTATGTGTTGGTCACCATGAAAGTCTTAATGGTCTTATTACCATGGCATAATGCCGTCCCCTAGGCTAATTTGGAAAGAAAAATGTATAGTACATGTCCAACTTCACTCCACCCAAACCAGACCACTGCTGCGACTCCTCCTGTTAACCCTTTCCTTCCTGAAATAACCGTCAAAAAGAAGCATTCTCACATATTTTAGTTTGAAGAGAAACCAACCAAAAGCTCAATTATATATTATGTATTGTAGCATTGTACGTATGTACTGTACCAGTGTAGGCATTGTAAAATACCTGTCCCAAAGAACACAGTTTTATATTATCATTATTTCTCATGTGGGATGAATCGTGCACAATATGTATTTGAACACTACTAACATTTAACATGGATCTCACAAATAGTTTCATTCAAAAATATCCATGATCTAAAATGTGTAATGaacctgttgttgttgtgttcactCTGGTGAAAGTGATTTGCCCTGTGCATGGGCCACAGGGAGCTTATTCCACAGTGTGGGGGCCCATTCTGCTAGAGCCCTAGTGCAGTTAAGGCCAGTGTCAGTTAAGGTATTATACCACACACAATGTCACATTAATTGTGTCAATGCGTTCTGAATATTAAATGCATTCGACTTACCCATTAATCTTGTCGTTCTCCACTTGTAGGCATAGCTACTCTTAAAATGAATTTCAATTTAATTAAGAAATATGCTTGTGATttccatttcatattttttaccACCCTAAAAATACAATATTGAAATGACAATAAGCTTCTTATGAGCTGATACCATTATAAAGGGAAGGTATCGGCAGGTCATGTAAAATAGGACCTTATGCTCTCTCAATTGAGACAACTTTCATAAGGATAAAGAAATATGATCTGCTAACATATGCCACGTCTttgtaatgtaaaatatttgtcaGACAGCATCTGGCACCATTTTAATCACCTTTATACCATTACTGGAATACACTGTGTGAATGGAATTTAGAGGCAATCACATTTTACTCAACATCGAagcagacaggggggggggggtcgtgtaaGAGTGACTGTTGTCTAGCAGAGTACTTTTCAAATGTCTTTAAAACTTAATCAGAGATGCAAACCCTAATGGGATAAAACTCAAATTAAAATCATTTTAAACTTCAAGTCACAAAATCAGTCTTATCTGTGACAAGGAGAGCCAGACATCACCCATCTACTATGTGACCTATTACACCGAGGGCCCCATGTGCTGAGGGCCCATAGGGGCCAGATGTTGTGCTGTGGCCCTCCACACAACCAGAAGGTCAATCAGTGTCTAATAGCAGTGTGTGGTTGATAGAACACAGCTGTTCACAGGGTGATCCAGTCCATATGGCCACCACCAGTCCACAGGCCTTTTCACGGCACAGCCTTGTAAACACACTTTAGTTCCCTGTTCGgtactctcttttttttttccctcttttcAAACCTGTAAAAACGAACCTAAATCCAATCACCGCGCTCCTCTAAAGGGGATTGTGTTGATTAATGTGGATCTGTAGTGACAGTAGCCAACCCATAAACCCTGCTGAGATTACAAGCACTCAGGCAGCCAGCCGGCACTCGGCCACGCCTGGGTCGAGGCTCCGGGGGCCGAggttgagaggcagagagagcttATCGAAGGATTGTTTGGGCAGACAATGGTGTCTACCTGATTTTTAATCCCTGCTCCATAAGAGTGCAGGGGATTGGCAGAGTTTAATAAATGAAAGTGCTCCCATAATCAGGATTTACCAAAGTGCCCCTTTGTGTTAATCGGACATTTTTACAGCATGCTTTTTTGACATCTGTCATAGGGAGCAGGCTGTGTAACCCCGCGCTGCCCCTAGCTGCATGAACTGTACATTGCGGAGAACAAGCATGCATTTCATCAGATCATGGAAACAAGGCTCAAATCCATAGGTGACATGGAACGCAAACAGAGCTAAAGGAAAGATATGAATCATAAAGCCATAGGAGAGGACAGCACCTCCCACGGGATGACACAGTCCTGTCGTGTATGCAGTGTGCGTTGCCATGGTGATTCATTTCATAATGTATGCCAACACCAAGCAAATGGGACATTTGTAATGTGCTACCACGGTGACTGTAAACACTTCTATATTTCATATCCCTTATGTGACAACCTGCACCAGCGGTGCCCCCTCAATAGCCTTAACTACCACAGGCTAATAGAGCAGGGTTGTAATTACTTTGTAGTTCGAAGAGAAAAGCTGCATTTTAGTAATTAAACTCCAGCATATCAGCACTAAAGCATTATAAAATTGTTCTAAAATCAAGGATTACAACAACAAATCCATGAGGGCCAGATGTGACAACGGTGGGGGCCGATGGATTCTGGATCAGATTAAGATGAAAATCCCAGAGGGCCCGTGCTGTCTTTTCCATGTGGATTAGGGTATTGTGTGGATTCAACATGCTGTAATCCAGAGATTAGCTGATATAATCACCTGTAAATACACCTTGGTCATGGCACGGCCAGGAGATTGTGTCCCTGCCCTGCCGTCCTGCCCTGCCGTCCTGCCCTGCCGTCCTGCCCTGAGCAGGAGGCTGAACTCCACTGTCCTGTGGACACACTGCACCACGTACACAGGTGAGCCCTTCTGCCCTGTCATGCCCTGACCTGGCCTCTCACGTCAGGACACATCGCTTCCAACTGATGGGTCTGTTTAGATGCAGAGATATAATGTGTAGTGAAAGGAATGGGAATTTCAAAGGGAGGATAACTTGATGGTAGCTGTATGCACACAACAGTAACCTAACATCAGCATGAGAGCACTTAGGCCCTGGACAGGGCTTTGGTTGCTAGTGCTTCCTACTCATGTAGTGTAAAGTGTTGTTCATTAATGTGTACACAAGACAGGATCCTTTAGTCAAGGAGTAACTATTTGAGGGGTCTCCAGTCCAAGTCCTTTCAAGGGTCAAGGAACGAGGCAGAATGCTCAGAAACACTTTTTCACTAGACTGTTAATGCCACCTGCTGGACGTCCACGGGAATAACATGACACATACATGGGCGGTTTGTATCCAGTCAAGGTTTAATAAGACTGAATCGGTTCTGTTTATCTCCTAAAACCACTCCCATACTGTTAATTCAAAACATAGAAAACTGTTACAAAATATTTCACAatgcatttttattttgtaagaCACTTAAAGAGACGTTCCTGAAAGGGAGAACACATGATTTTGGTTCATAGCAAATTTATGCTTGACACAAAAATCCAAATATTAAGACTACACCAACAAAAAATGTTATGTAAGCAAACCATATAAACAATATCTTATATATAAACATAAAAGACTTAATAAATATTACACATAAACAAAACTAAAAGTAAACAAAGTTAAACTATTTGGTTTGAGCAACATTTGGGAAGGACAATTAAAGGACTTCAAAAtgatctctgtgtctgtcagtgggATTGTTTTAGTGTGTTTTTTATAttagtgaaagaaaaaaagccaATTAAAAAAATTCAGCTAGGCTTATTTATATTACAGGTATTATTCTTCCAAACGGTTGCTCAGAATCTTCAGATATCACTATGCTGTCATGGCCGAGAGAGGAATCACCAAACTGAAATGTATGAGAAGAAGTCCAGAGGACTTCTCTTTCAAACAAGAAGCAAGTTCTTCCTGGTGCGTGTGTCTACTAGTTTTGTTCTCTTACGGTGGCTAGAATGAGAGCAGTTTCACACCAATCAATACTTTAGTGCAGTAGTGTTCCCCCAAAACAGCTTGACATCACCACATGCTCTACACATCTATCTCAGAACCAAGAGTCCATCAGCCTCCCTCTAAACAGAGAGACTGGAAGTCTAAGTTATCTTAATGAATTCATAGAACCAGTGAACTGAAAATGAACAGCCGAGTAGAAGCTCTAGGACTGTGCAGGTGTCATCAGCAATCTTTTCGAAAGGAAGAGTGAGAAATAAACTAGGAGCTGTTAGCTGTTCACACCTGATTATATACAGCACTCAACAATGTATGTTGGGGAAGAACAACTTAAACTATCATCTAAACAGGTCCCTCTTTGGACAATCACAACATTAATTTGGTTCAGTCAAGATCAACGAACATCGTTCATACACGCAGACAacaacagacacacgcacatacatactTCCGCGCATGCGACGTCAAAAAGCAAACCATGAATGGAAATTCACTGTGCACTGCCAATGTAAATTCACCCCCATTAGTGATTCTCTTCTGCTGAACATAAGATTTGTGCAATACTATACAATGTCTTGAAGTAAACCTGGAGTAGCACGCACGGGGGCAGCCTGGCTGCTGCAGCTGAACAACATCTCAAGACAGGATCTTCTCAGTCGTgtgcttgtctctccctctgtcgcgTGTTCCGAGACCGTGTCTCGTCCGCGCCGGTCCTCTCTGGTCGAGAACTGGAGCTGGGTCTACAAGCGCTGCCCTCCtggggcccccctgcccccgctggtctctcctgtgaGGGAAGGGGTTTGGGGAGGCGACCCTCAGCAGTTCGTCCCCGTACGGCCCCAGTCTCTCGCTTTCCAAGCCCCTCAATGCTACTTCCGTTCCAAAGTGCAAGCAGTTGATGTCTAACCGCCTCTCCCCTCCATGCGATAAACTCAAGCCAATGCAACGGTGAATAGAATAGTCGCTGTCCAGTTGCAAAACCCGGACACTGCGGACACTGTCCGGTAGgcaaggagaaggaagagggcagCAAGAGCGAGTGCATTTGTGTCACAAGGAATCCAGTCTCCACGCAGATGCCAAACAATGTGGGTTCTTTATACAGACAGACGCTACTGCTTGGTTGGCTTCCAAAGTGGTTACACCTCCCTGAAACAAGGCAGATTAAAGATTAAAAAAACGCTTCAACACATTTTGTGTGTAGTAAGCTGTAATGAGTTGCAGTAAGTAAAGTGTAGTAAAATGTCTTCAGTAAAATGTTGTAAGGTGTAGCATAGGATAATGTGCCATGACTTACGATGCAGTGAGGGTGGAGTTTAGGACCAAGGTGGTACGTATCCTGTAGAGCTGCGCCAGCGTCAGCTTCTTGTGCTGCTGGGCGGGACACTTCCTGCTCTTGGGCGACTCCTCCCCCGCACCGCCACTAGGTGTCGCCTCGCCCTTCCCCTCCAGAGAGCCAGAGGGCCCCGTCTCCCCGTCCGAGCCGCTGCTGTTGGCCTGGCCACCGCCGCCCATGCAGGCTTCCGCCCTCTTCAACTGCTTGGCCTCGGTCCTCCTCAGGGCTCCGGAGGGCATGCTCTGGGTCAGGAAGTCCTCAGGCTCACTCTGACACAGCTCTGTGCAGTCTTGACTCAGCTCCGACAGGCTCTTACTGTGCACCAAGGATGTGGTCTTCTGTGCCTGCCGGCACTCGGATGGGTCGGGGTCCCGGGGgcggcgtgtgtgagtgagggcgTGCGCCAGGTGCTGCAGCAGGTTGTCCTCCGAGCGAGACTTGTGCGCCAGGCTGGAGGGCGTCTGGAGGAAGCGCAGGCGGGCCTGCACCGGGGGACGCCGGCGAAGCTTCAAGGACTGAGCCACCGACAACTGGGAACCGAACGAGGTGGAATCTTCTtcttcctgctcttcctcctcctcctcctcctcctcctcctcctcttcctcctcctcctcctccccagcatctgacacattctcctcctcgtcctcctcctcctcctcctcctccaccaccgccATATCAACCCTTTCGTCTGCTGTCGTGTCTCTGCCCtccgcctgcctccctcccacctcctcctcggtgtcctccccctcactctggcCTGGGCAGGACCGCTGCTCCAGCAGGGACTCAGGGGAGAGAGTACCGTAGGCGCTGTCCATTGACATGGACCGACACTGGGGTTCCAGCTCCACACactccagaccagcctcctgGCTCTGGTCAGGGGGGGGTTGCTGGGTGTCAGGTCCagttggagaggtggaggtggctgGTTCAGGGTGGCTGCTTGTAGGCCCCCCAGGGTCTGTgtttggggcgggggggacctCGCCTGACTCCTCTGTGTCCATGACTGAGAGAGTCTCTGTGGAGCCATCAGAATGactaggggagagagaaagggttcgACTTGTTATCATTTACCCTGATACTAGTACCAAACATACAGCAAAATAACCTGTGtggatgtatttgtgtgtgtgtgtgtgtgtgtgtgtgtggctgtacctTGTGTTGGGCTCCTCCTTGTGTTGCAGGCAGGGGGAGCTGGTGGTGGAgttgctgctctcctcctcctcctcctccccgtcgcCCTCGAGACGTCTCTGCAGGTTCACCTGCTGGCGCAGCACCTCCTCGGTCCGCAGCCTCTGGAGTTGGTTCtgccaacacagcacacacacacctgcttactACTGACAACATGACCACTGAAACCAGCTCAAACACTAGAATACGGCTCGTCTGTGTCTCTAATCCAGCCTCAATGTCATCATGCAATCCAGCTGCTGGGCGAGCAGAACGGGGGATATCTGAAAGGTTTTCCTCCTGTACCTGGGCGTTGCAGATGGCATCGACCCAGCTTCGCCCCTGGGCGGCGCTGTTGGCCTGTAGAGTGTAGGCCGCCACGGCGCTCTTGAACTCGTTGAGGTATATGAGGGTGAAAGAACCTACTGAcaggcagagaaagggagagagagagaaagagagagagagagagaacgtcaaCATATGCTGTTTCTCTGGGTACACAgaatacactgtacacacaaggATGTTTTGGGGCCCGGGCCATCCGTAACTCCTGACCACACGAGTAGGGGTTGTGTCTGGCCCGGGGTGAGTGGCGGCAGGGCACCGTCACGCTCCGGGCTGTGGGGGTCCAGGCTGGGACTCACCGGGGTCTTTCAGCTCCTTGCAGACCACGTTGTGGATGAGGAGCGGCTGGCGGATGACCttcaccttctccaccctcttcACAGGCTTGGTGATCAGGAGCAGGTCGGTGAAGAGGAAGCAGTACACGTCCatctgaggaagggagagggagggaggttggggatTAGCAAAGGAATTTCCTCTCAATCCAGGTCCGAGTCATTGGTGAGAAATGTGTCCCGCTGTCTGATTGGAGGTGTTAGGTCAGCACTGCGGTGAAGGAGGAAGGTTGTGCCGGGGGAGCAGAAACCTCTGCTGCAGCTGTGAAGCAGAGGTTCCCCCCAGGAGGCAGACTCACCCTGCTGTCTTTGCCCTCCTTCATGCGCAGCGCCCCCTCCAGGTGGAGCTGGCGAGTCTCGTCGGGGGACGTGCCCCTCATGGGAGCCATCAGGTCGAAGCGGTTAAACTCCTTGAGGATCTGAGCACCgtgcagaggggaaggagaagaggaagggctGTTAGGGTCAGCACATGAGTGACGACAGGAGGGCATGTTTCACCAGGCTGGAGTGGCGAGGGTGGGGGGATCTGTGTTGGGGAGATTCCCGAGGCTCGATGTGTGTTCCGTCtcaccttctccacctcctcactgctgccctccACGGCCTCGTAGGAGTCGATGCGGCCGGAGGTGTCGGCCAGTTTCTGCTGCTCCTGCCGCTGGCGCATCTGGGAGTCCACGCTGTTGATGAAGCCCTCCACACACGCCACCTGGGGAGCACACACCAGCACTCAGACCAGGACAATCTATCCAAAACCCAAACCAAACTAAACGAATGCTCCAAAATCAAATActtttcttctccccctccctccctccctccctccctccctccctctctccctctctccctctctctctctctctctctctctctctctctctcaccatgctGTTGACAGCGTCCCGGGCCTCTGTGTCGTCGGTCTTCTTCAGGACGCTCTTCAGCAGGAGGGGGTACTTGGTGAGCCTCTGGTGGGGCTTGGCCAGCATGTCTGCCAGCTTCAGGCGGTTACACTGCTTATGGGTCTCGGCCCACTGCAGGAGCACAGACCAGGAGGCGTTTTAGTACACTGAAACCACCATTCCGCTTTCGGGGGAAAGGCGGACATTTTGAAAGGGTTGTTGACTAGGAGAGCGAACGCAGGAGGGAGACTGACCGTCACGTAGATCCTGAAGAGCTCGTTGTCCCTGTGAAGCGAGCGCATGTGCTCCatgcagccctcctcctccatgcagTAACGGATGTAGGGCTTGAACCTGGAgccaaactgcacacacaaacacaccagaggCTTTACTGGATGCACGCTTCCATCACTTGCCtccgcaggagagagaggcagagtgtccatacagtgtgtgtttgtgtgtgtgtgtgtgtgtctcaccgttCGGAAGCCGTGCAGCAGGTCACAGGGGTCGAGCAGGCTGCGGGCCAGCCTGGCCTTCTCCAGAGCGGGCAGCATGACCTGGTTCCACAGGGCCGTGTGCAGACGCACGATGTCCTGGATGTTACTGAACATCCTGCTGGGCTCCACCTCCGTCAGCAGGCCACTCTCCTGGAGGTTGAGCAGGCCGCACAGGAACAGCTGcataggaggaggggaggagggggaggaggggaggaggaggaggaggggaggaggggagacgtcAGTGTGGACGAAATACAACCTCTGCATGGCATTCTGGGAACACAGCACACTCGGTAGATGTCGTACAAGATCAAATGATGAAGAATTCACTCTCAACTGGACCTGAAATTAAACtatgggttgtgtgtgtaattCCAGCCCTCCATGCAGGGGTAAATGTGTATGCagtagagagaggtgtgtgtgtgtgtgtgtgtgtgtgagagaagctgCAGAGAGGGAAAGGTCCTTACATCAGTGATGACCCTCAGTTTTTTGATGTAGGTGGCCTCTGTGTTCAGCAGCTCCCAGATCGCCTCCTGCTGGTGGAACTGACGCCTGGTCAacgtctggacacacacacacacaaatacacacacacaaacgtacacacacacacacacacacagagtttacAGCATTAGATGGGTATGCATATCGTACAGTACAAAGTTACAGAACAGATATCTTCTGTAGAACAGGATCAGGACACATTTATTgttaatagcctactattaccAACAGATGCTGTGCTTGACTGAATCCTCCATCAATCATAATATAACCTTATCACACACTATATGAGGCTTGCTGTCAATTTTGCAACACTGCCCAGCCATCTGAGATAGGAGTTACATAAGGATAAACAAAGGCAGGCTATGATAGTATGTATCATTCCACTGATATACtgcctgactgactgtgtgtctgtcagatcTCCCACACTCCTAAAGGTGCGAGCTGAGAGCTGGCATGGTGCACACAGCTC encodes:
- the plekhg5b gene encoding pleckstrin homology domain-containing family G member 5 isoform X4 yields the protein MVPNKWTMNSVLHKSPPRSWLGLRLRLNEKPVQEEDWVVCQHPECPERRRASKVCHHPDCQDLNNKNPLHMCESCDARCHPDDTDNMHFDRHPRFDLQPQGSILARNVSTRSCPPRTSPPSDLEEENEGVSEQGERRAGGVKLVKKKPRRRHTDDPSKECFSLKFDLNVDIDTEIVPAVKKKTLREILGPVFERKGIELSRVDLFLDQSNTPLSLNFEAYRFGGHYLKVKARPGDELKVEQGVKDLRSLSLPNMKPSGGQSPYILTPGSEKVEHGSLGRRESVDLLGQARRRKNITEFLGDANIPSPDSLTQLPGSLPGVGTGPDSWKNRAAIRFSGFFSSAAGAGAFGKEVDRMEQLQNKLHSYTVFGLPKVPLQLSFHQDSWEEEEEETNLALEDSWQQLLDNPETLTRRQFHQQEAIWELLNTEATYIKKLRVITDLFLCGLLNLQESGLLTEVEPSRMFSNIQDIVRLHTALWNQVMLPALEKARLARSLLDPCDLLHGFRTFGSRFKPYIRYCMEEEGCMEHMRSLHRDNELFRIYVTWAETHKQCNRLKLADMLAKPHQRLTKYPLLLKSVLKKTDDTEARDAVNSMVACVEGFINSVDSQMRQRQEQQKLADTSGRIDSYEAVEGSSEEVEKILKEFNRFDLMAPMRGTSPDETRQLHLEGALRMKEGKDSRMDVYCFLFTDLLLITKPVKRVEKVKVIRQPLLIHNVVCKELKDPVGSFTLIYLNEFKSAVAAYTLQANSAAQGRSWVDAICNAQNQLQRLRTEEVLRQQVNLQRRLEGDGEEEEEESSNSTTSSPCLQHKEEPNTSHSDGSTETLSVMDTEESGEVPPAPNTDPGGPTSSHPEPATSTSPTGPDTQQPPPDQSQEAGLECVELEPQCRSMSMDSAYGTLSPESLLEQRSCPGQSEGEDTEEEVGGRQAEGRDTTADERVDMAVVEEEEEEEDEEENVSDAGEEEEEEEEEEEEEEEEEEQEEEDSTSFGSQLSVAQSLKLRRRPPVQARLRFLQTPSSLAHKSRSEDNLLQHLAHALTHTRRPRDPDPSECRQAQKTTSLVHSKSLSELSQDCTELCQSEPEDFLTQSMPSGALRRTEAKQLKRAEACMGGGGQANSSGSDGETGPSGSLEGKGEATPSGGAGEESPKSRKCPAQQHKKLTLAQLYRIRTTLVLNSTLTASEV
- the plekhg5b gene encoding pleckstrin homology domain-containing family G member 5 isoform X2, whose translation is MFLYWKKRGAYELESLPSSLTELGAERYSWSSSLDIIHDLCDEKPVQEEDWVVCQHPECPERRRASKVCHHPDCQDLNNKNPLHMCESCDARCHPDDTDNMHFDRHPRFDLQPQGSILARNVSTRSCPPRTSPPSDLEEENEGVSEQGERRAGGVKLVKKKPRRRHTDDPSKECFSLKFDLNVDIDTEIVPAVKKKTLREILGPVFERKGIELSRVDLFLDQSNTPLSLNFEAYRFGGHYLKVKARPGDELKVEQGVKDLRSLSLPNMKPSGGQSPYILTPGSEKVEHGSLGRRESVDLLGQARRRKNITEFLGDANIPSPDSLTQLPGSLPGVGTGPDSWKNRAAIRFSGFFSSAAGAGAFGKEVDRMEQLQNKLHSYTVFGLPKVPLQLSFHQDSWEEEEEETNLALEDSWQQLLDNPETLTRRQFHQQEAIWELLNTEATYIKKLRVITDLFLCGLLNLQESGLLTEVEPSRMFSNIQDIVRLHTALWNQVMLPALEKARLARSLLDPCDLLHGFRTFGSRFKPYIRYCMEEEGCMEHMRSLHRDNELFRIYVTWAETHKQCNRLKLADMLAKPHQRLTKYPLLLKSVLKKTDDTEARDAVNSMVACVEGFINSVDSQMRQRQEQQKLADTSGRIDSYEAVEGSSEEVEKILKEFNRFDLMAPMRGTSPDETRQLHLEGALRMKEGKDSRMDVYCFLFTDLLLITKPVKRVEKVKVIRQPLLIHNVVCKELKDPGSFTLIYLNEFKSAVAAYTLQANSAAQGRSWVDAICNAQNQLQRLRTEEVLRQQVNLQRRLEGDGEEEEEESSNSTTSSPCLQHKEEPNTSHSDGSTETLSVMDTEESGEVPPAPNTDPGGPTSSHPEPATSTSPTGPDTQQPPPDQSQEAGLECVELEPQCRSMSMDSAYGTLSPESLLEQRSCPGQSEGEDTEEEVGGRQAEGRDTTADERVDMAVVEEEEEEEDEEENVSDAGEEEEEEEEEEEEEEEEEEQEEEDSTSFGSQLSVAQSLKLRRRPPVQARLRFLQTPSSLAHKSRSEDNLLQHLAHALTHTRRPRDPDPSECRQAQKTTSLVHSKSLSELSQDCTELCQSEPEDFLTQSMPSGALRRTEAKQLKRAEACMGGGGQANSSGSDGETGPSGSLEGKGEATPSGGAGEESPKSRKCPAQQHKKLTLAQLYRIRTTLVLNSTLTASEV
- the plekhg5b gene encoding pleckstrin homology domain-containing family G member 5 isoform X1, whose protein sequence is MFLYWKKRGAYELESLPSSLTELGAERYSWSSSLDIIHDLCDEKPVQEEDWVVCQHPECPERRRASKVCHHPDCQDLNNKNPLHMCESCDARCHPDDTDNMHFDRHPRFDLQPQGSILARNVSTRSCPPRTSPPSDLEEENEGVSEQGERRAGGVKLVKKKPRRRHTDDPSKECFSLKFDLNVDIDTEIVPAVKKKTLREILGPVFERKGIELSRVDLFLDQSNTPLSLNFEAYRFGGHYLKVKARPGDELKVEQGVKDLRSLSLPNMKPSGGQSPYILTPGSEKVEHGSLGRRESVDLLGQARRRKNITEFLGDANIPSPDSLTQLPGSLPGVGTGPDSWKNRAAIRFSGFFSSAAGAGAFGKEVDRMEQLQNKLHSYTVFGLPKVPLQLSFHQDSWEEEEEETNLALEDSWQQLLDNPETLTRRQFHQQEAIWELLNTEATYIKKLRVITDLFLCGLLNLQESGLLTEVEPSRMFSNIQDIVRLHTALWNQVMLPALEKARLARSLLDPCDLLHGFRTFGSRFKPYIRYCMEEEGCMEHMRSLHRDNELFRIYVTWAETHKQCNRLKLADMLAKPHQRLTKYPLLLKSVLKKTDDTEARDAVNSMVACVEGFINSVDSQMRQRQEQQKLADTSGRIDSYEAVEGSSEEVEKILKEFNRFDLMAPMRGTSPDETRQLHLEGALRMKEGKDSRMDVYCFLFTDLLLITKPVKRVEKVKVIRQPLLIHNVVCKELKDPVGSFTLIYLNEFKSAVAAYTLQANSAAQGRSWVDAICNAQNQLQRLRTEEVLRQQVNLQRRLEGDGEEEEEESSNSTTSSPCLQHKEEPNTSHSDGSTETLSVMDTEESGEVPPAPNTDPGGPTSSHPEPATSTSPTGPDTQQPPPDQSQEAGLECVELEPQCRSMSMDSAYGTLSPESLLEQRSCPGQSEGEDTEEEVGGRQAEGRDTTADERVDMAVVEEEEEEEDEEENVSDAGEEEEEEEEEEEEEEEEEEQEEEDSTSFGSQLSVAQSLKLRRRPPVQARLRFLQTPSSLAHKSRSEDNLLQHLAHALTHTRRPRDPDPSECRQAQKTTSLVHSKSLSELSQDCTELCQSEPEDFLTQSMPSGALRRTEAKQLKRAEACMGGGGQANSSGSDGETGPSGSLEGKGEATPSGGAGEESPKSRKCPAQQHKKLTLAQLYRIRTTLVLNSTLTASEV